A window of the Flexistipes sp. genome harbors these coding sequences:
- a CDS encoding integration host factor subunit beta translates to MTKSQLIEKIVAENPNLTKKNIEYIVNNVFSNIKDALGNGDKVEIRGFGSFKVRDKKSKIGRNPKTGEQVKVPPKKVPYFKPGKEIKETLLKS, encoded by the coding sequence ATGACCAAATCTCAACTTATCGAAAAAATTGTTGCCGAGAACCCCAATCTGACAAAAAAGAATATTGAGTACATTGTTAACAATGTATTCAGCAACATAAAGGATGCCTTGGGCAACGGTGATAAAGTCGAAATAAGAGGATTCGGCAGCTTTAAAGTCAGGGACAAAAAATCAAAAATCGGAAGAAACCCCAAAACCGGAGAACAGGTTAAAGTTCCGCCGAAGAAAGTTCCATATTTTAAGCCTGGTAAAGAAATTAAAGAAACATTGCTTAAATCATAA
- the murJ gene encoding murein biosynthesis integral membrane protein MurJ → MNNFLSKLVKSSSGVLTSRILGLVRDVAIAAFFGSSKFTDAFFMAYAIPNLFRALFAEGALSSAFVPIMSDKMHRSPDNAYKYLTDLILVLTFFTLSITAVFIIFSDYAVLLFIPGYLNDPEVIAAASHMLRIVMPYLVIVSICGLLSGYLHVIGSYYIPLSSTAVLNVSMIVSAFLGGYFGGSVTYLAWGALIGGVLQLIYILIYSLIKGFRINRKNRIDKMVKKTFKLIIPSIGGVGINQLNFTIGRIIASFLSTGSISYLYYASRLFQFPLGVFSIAFSTVSLSEISNSYSRNDLNNVNKLIDKSVLAIIMVIVPASLGMFFLSNEICSLIFEYKIFSSKDTFATASALRMYTIGLICYSFVNLFTRVYHSVKDTLTPVKFAFVSFLANIAFILIFINFMGHSGIALASSISAGINAVLLYTGIKYYTFSIKKYKRTVLKIFTSSLLMLIFLLSLKNAGIHVLIIIGLSVCVYFLSLYMFRVSIRQVLK, encoded by the coding sequence ATGAATAACTTTTTATCCAAACTTGTGAAATCAAGTTCCGGCGTGCTTACTAGCAGGATTCTCGGCTTGGTTCGGGATGTTGCAATTGCCGCTTTTTTCGGTTCATCAAAATTTACGGATGCTTTTTTTATGGCTTATGCTATACCGAACCTCTTTCGTGCTCTGTTTGCAGAGGGGGCTCTTTCTTCTGCTTTTGTTCCGATAATGAGTGATAAGATGCATAGAAGCCCTGATAATGCATACAAATATTTAACCGATCTTATATTGGTGCTTACGTTTTTTACTTTGAGTATTACCGCAGTTTTTATAATATTTTCCGATTATGCAGTTCTGCTGTTTATACCCGGTTATCTGAATGATCCTGAAGTAATTGCTGCTGCATCACATATGCTCAGGATTGTGATGCCTTATCTTGTCATCGTGAGTATATGCGGGCTGCTTTCCGGGTATCTGCATGTGATAGGCAGTTATTATATTCCGTTATCCTCAACTGCAGTTTTGAATGTTTCTATGATTGTATCGGCTTTTCTGGGAGGGTATTTCGGCGGCAGCGTGACTTATCTGGCATGGGGTGCATTGATCGGGGGAGTTTTACAGCTGATTTATATACTCATTTACTCTCTCATCAAAGGTTTTCGTATAAACCGAAAAAACCGCATAGACAAAATGGTGAAGAAAACTTTCAAGTTGATAATTCCGTCAATAGGCGGTGTTGGCATAAATCAGCTTAATTTTACCATTGGAAGAATAATTGCCTCTTTTCTTTCAACGGGCAGTATTTCATATCTGTACTATGCAAGCAGGCTTTTTCAGTTTCCACTCGGTGTTTTTTCGATAGCGTTCAGTACCGTTTCACTTTCGGAAATCAGCAATTCCTACAGCAGAAATGACCTTAACAATGTTAATAAACTTATAGACAAATCTGTGCTGGCTATAATTATGGTTATTGTACCTGCATCGCTGGGAATGTTTTTCCTTTCAAATGAAATTTGCAGTCTTATTTTCGAGTACAAAATCTTTTCGTCAAAAGATACATTTGCCACGGCATCTGCTTTGCGAATGTATACGATTGGACTTATCTGCTATTCTTTTGTAAATTTGTTCACAAGGGTTTACCACTCTGTTAAAGACACGCTTACTCCTGTTAAATTTGCTTTTGTAAGTTTTCTTGCCAATATAGCTTTTATTCTGATATTTATAAATTTTATGGGGCACTCCGGTATAGCTTTGGCATCCAGTATCAGCGCGGGTATTAATGCAGTTTTGCTCTATACAGGTATTAAATATTATACTTTCAGTATAAAAAAATACAAAAGAACTGTTCTGAAAATTTTCACATCAAGTCTTCTCATGCTGATTTTCCTTTTATCCTTGAAGAATGCGGGCATCCATGTTTTAATTATCATCGGATTGAGTGTTTGCGTGTATTTTCTCAGTCTTTATATGTTTCGAGTGTCTATCCGGCAGGTGTTGAAATGA
- the trxA gene encoding thioredoxin, with amino-acid sequence MSLVFTEENFQKEVLESDIPVVVDFWAVWCGPCKMLAPTLDQVSAEFEGKAKVGKVNVDENQQLAAQYGIMSIPTVMIFKDGKVVEQFIGVQPKGVYVDALQKHL; translated from the coding sequence ATGTCGTTAGTATTCACTGAAGAGAATTTTCAAAAGGAAGTATTGGAAAGCGATATTCCTGTTGTAGTGGATTTCTGGGCTGTATGGTGCGGACCTTGTAAAATGCTGGCTCCTACACTTGATCAGGTTTCTGCCGAATTTGAAGGGAAGGCAAAAGTAGGCAAGGTCAATGTTGATGAAAATCAGCAGCTTGCTGCACAGTATGGCATTATGAGTATACCCACGGTTATGATATTCAAAGACGGCAAAGTTGTTGAGCAGTTTATAGGCGTGCAACCAAAAGGCGTCTATGTTGATGCCCTGCAAAAACATCTGTAA
- a CDS encoding FmdB family zinc ribbon protein has protein sequence MPIFEYKCQGCGQEFSKLVFKLSEEIKCPECGATDVKKKISAFSSSSENSSSGSSCGAGSGFT, from the coding sequence ATGCCGATTTTTGAGTATAAATGCCAAGGTTGTGGACAGGAATTCAGCAAGCTTGTATTTAAACTTTCAGAAGAGATAAAGTGCCCGGAATGCGGGGCTACTGATGTGAAAAAGAAGATTTCAGCTTTTTCATCCTCTTCCGAAAATTCTTCAAGCGGCTCATCCTGTGGCGCAGGTTCGGGATTTACCTGA